One Brassica napus cultivar Da-Ae chromosome C4, Da-Ae, whole genome shotgun sequence genomic region harbors:
- the LOC106407930 gene encoding glutathione S-transferase T3-like: MDPFSLDCSFQNLLNNQHRNTSFSFVSAQIPSVELSASDEEVEAVSDRKERRKWSPTEDVVLISAWLNTSKDAVVGNEQKAMAFWKRIAAYFGASPKMAGMQKREGMHYKQRWAKINEGVCKFVGCYEAATKQRSSGQNEDDVLKMAHEIFFNDYKSKFTMEHAWLELRHDQKWCGTQTTKDKVQSKRRKLDDISAQSSTSVAGDDEAMARAEGVKAAKARGKKGVSKPASLEEEGKEFKSIWEIKQRDFDLKDKLNKQKLLDSLIAKTEPLSELEIALKNKLITDMLAI; the protein is encoded by the coding sequence ATGGATCCTTTTAGCCTAGATTGTAGctttcaaaatctcttaaacaACCAACACCGAAACACCTCCTTCTCCTTTGTGTCTGCTCAAATCCCTAGTGTAGAACTCTCTGCCTCGGATGAAGAGGTTGAGGCTGTGTCTGACCGCAAAGAGAGGCGCAAATGGTCTCCAACAGAGGATGTTGTGCTGATAAGCGCATGGCTGAACACCTCCAAAGATGCAGTGGTCGGGAATGAGCAGAAAGCAATGGCCTTTTGGAAACGCATTGCTGCATACTTTGGTGCGAGTCCTAAGATGGCTGGTATGcagaagagagagggaatgcaCTATAAACAGAGGTGGGCCAAGATTAACGAGGGGGTATGTAAGTTCGTTGGATGTTATGAAGCGGCAACAAAACAGAGATCGAGTGGACAGAACGAGGATGACGTTTTGAAGATGGCTCACGAGATTTTCTTCAATGATTACAAGTCCAAGTTCACCATGGAGCACGCATGGTTGGAGCTTCGCCATGACCAGAAGTGGTGTGGAACACAAACTACAAAAGATAAAGTTCAATCCAAGAGGAGGAAGTTAGACGATATATCGGCTCAGTCATCAACTTCTGTTGCAGGAGATGATGAAGCAATGGCTCGGGCAGAAGGTGTTAAAGCTGCAAAGGCTAGAGGAAAAAAAGGTGTGAGTAAGCCAGCGTCTCTGGAAGAAGAAGGAAAGGAGTTCAAGAGTATCTGGGAGATTAAACAGAGAGACTTTGATTTGAAAGATAAGCTTAACAAGCAGAAATTGCTTGATAGTCTAATTGCCAAGACTGAGCCACTTTCGGAACTAGAAATAGCTTTGAAAAATAAGCTTATAACCGACATGTTGGCAATCTAG